The following coding sequences are from one Pasteurellaceae bacterium RH1A window:
- a CDS encoding transcriptional regulator gives MYDFKAMSVFATVVEQGSMQAAADKLNMTPSAITQSIQKLENQLRIKLLTRTTRKLSLTEAGEAFYRHTADMLKQAEKAVKSVELLRSSPIGELNIACVTGLLDSLLIKAFKQIVDQHLDFHLKFYFEDKVIDLLDQRIDIALRAGDGVLQDNMIARHIYDFEWAIVAHRDYFASRPLPNRVEDLADLDWINFLNDRYTSLTLHNGDKKVQIQPNYRVTCNSLYSSRRLTMNGFGLSIQPVDDVKAALASGELVQVFCNWKLPPVPLYLVTLQRVQSEKVRIACDLIIQYFKNLQI, from the coding sequence ATGTACGACTTCAAGGCAATGTCTGTTTTTGCAACGGTAGTTGAACAAGGCTCCATGCAGGCTGCCGCAGACAAACTCAATATGACACCTTCGGCCATTACCCAATCCATTCAAAAGCTGGAAAATCAGTTGCGGATTAAATTGCTGACCCGCACAACCCGCAAACTTTCTCTCACAGAAGCTGGCGAGGCCTTTTATCGCCATACGGCCGATATGCTCAAACAAGCTGAAAAGGCCGTAAAAAGTGTTGAATTGCTCCGTTCCAGCCCCATTGGCGAACTCAATATTGCCTGCGTAACCGGCCTCTTAGATAGTCTCTTGATTAAAGCCTTCAAGCAAATTGTTGATCAACATCTTGATTTCCACCTTAAATTTTATTTTGAAGACAAGGTCATCGATCTTTTAGATCAACGTATTGATATTGCCCTGCGGGCAGGGGATGGTGTGCTACAAGACAATATGATCGCCCGCCACATCTATGATTTTGAATGGGCCATCGTTGCCCATCGTGACTATTTCGCCAGCCGCCCCTTGCCCAACCGCGTTGAGGATTTGGCCGATCTAGATTGGATTAACTTCCTCAACGATCGCTACACCAGCCTGACCTTGCACAATGGTGATAAAAAAGTCCAGATCCAGCCTAATTATCGGGTAACCTGCAACTCCCTCTATTCCAGCCGCCGCTTGACCATGAATGGTTTTGGTCTTTCCATTCAGCCTGTTGATGATGTTAAAGCGGCCCTGGCAAGCGGTGAATTAGTCCAAGTTTTTTGCAACTGGAAACTGCCGCCTGTTCCCCTTTATCTGGTGACCCTCCAGCGGGTGCAGTCTGAAAAAGTCCGTATTGCTTGTGACTTAATTATCCAATATTTCAAAAATCTGCAAATTTAG